From the genome of Anopheles moucheti chromosome 3, idAnoMoucSN_F20_07, whole genome shotgun sequence, one region includes:
- the LOC128301941 gene encoding transmembrane protein 70 homolog, mitochondrial, giving the protein MHSLRLALPRFVRVMPNCNSVRTQLVVSFANRSCAFQRRYDSVTPVRTLFSTTTRAASVPDSAKPVKEDNLTDRIYYGSLTPQIRAVKVFSLATSIGGIVAQPILLEQASKVGGMPMIVAVCGFAGFFTFVTPILLHLVTKRYITDLHYDPTNQQYTATTITFFLQREKTQFKVEDVTVPEVGGLFTTFLVKNKAFFVDPQLFPDPTHYIKIMGYDKPIDFKFEEARGLSNGENKTKQDR; this is encoded by the exons ATGCATTCCCTGCGATTGGCACTGCCGCGATTCGTCCGCGTTATGCCAAACTGCAACTCGGTCCGGACACAATTGGTCGTAAGTTTCGCTAACCGTTCCTGTGCGTTCCAACGACGATACGATTCAGTGACACCCGTCCGGACACTGTTTTCGACAACAACCCGTGCAGCTAGTGTTCCGGATTCTGCCAAACCCGTCAAAGAGGACAATTTGACCGACAGAATATACTACGGAAGTCTCACACCACAAATACGTGCCGTGAAGGTGTTTTCGCTGGCCACCAGTATAGGTGGTATCGTTGCGCAACCAATTCTACTCGAGCAAGCTAGCAAAGTAGGCGGCATGCCAATGATAGTGGCCGTTTGTGGATTTGCTGGATTTTTCACCTTCGTCACACCGATACTGTTGCATTTGGTCACGAAACGGTACATTACAGACCTGCACTATGATCCTACGAATCAACAGTACACGGCCACCACGATCACGTTTTTCCTTCAGCGTGAAAAG ACACAATTCAAGGTGGAAGATGTTACCGTACCGGAGGTGGGTGGATTATTTACAACATTTCTAGTGAAAAACAAAGCGTTCTTTGTCGATCCGCAACTCTTTCCTGATCCTACgcattatattaaaataatgggATACGACAAACCGATCGATTTTAAGTTTGAAGAGGCCCGGGGACTTAGTAACGGTGAGAATAAGACGAAGCAAGATCGATAA
- the LOC128301940 gene encoding catalase-like, protein MSRNPAENQLNAFRDAQKEKTTATMSHGAPVGTKSATQTAGPRGPVLLQDVHLIDELAHFERERIPERVVHAKGAGAFGYFEVTHDISKYCAAKLFEKVGKKTPMAIRFSTVGGESGSADTVRDPRGFAVKFYTDDGVWDMVGNNTPIFFIRDPILFPSFIHTQKRNPATHLKDPDMFWDFISLRPETTHQTLFHFSDRGIPDGYRFMNGYGSHTYKLVNADGKPVYCKFHFKTDQGIKNMDTARAAELSGSDPDYSIRDLYNAIAKKDFPSWTLKVQVMTFEQAEKVPFNPFDLTKIWPQSDFPLIPVGRMVLDRNPSNYFAEVEQAAFSPSHLVPGIEPSPDKMLQARLFAYADTHRHRVGANYLMLPVNCPYRVPVRNYQRDGPMNSTDNQGGAPNYFPNSFSGPQPCPVAHKLQNSQLKLSGDVGRYEVSEDDDFSQPAVFYRRVLDEAARKRLVSNIVAHLSNASAFLQERAVKNFAMVDADLGRQLSEGLKLHRSSSL, encoded by the exons ATGTCGCGCAATCCGGCCGAAAACCAGCTGAACGCGTTCCGGGATGCTCAGAAG GAGAAGACGACGGCTACCATGAGCCATGGTGCTCCGGTCGGTACGAAGAGCGCCACGCAAACGGCCGGTCCACGCGGTCCGGTTCTGCTGCAGGACGTTCACCTTATCGACGAGCTGGCCCACTTCGAGCGCGAGCGTATTCCGGAGCGTGTGGTGCACGCTAAGGGTGCCGGTGCCTTCGGTTACTTCGAGGTCACGCACGACATCAGCAAGTACTGTGCCGCGAAGCTGTTCGAGAAGGTGGGCAAGAAAACCCCGATGGCCATCCGTTTCTCGACCGTCGGTGGCGAGAGCGGTTCCGCCGATACGGTGCGCGATCCGCGCGGTTTCGCCGTCAAGTTCTACACGGACGATGGTGTGTGGGACATGGTGGGCAACAATACGCCCATCTTCTTCATCCGTGATCCGATCCTGTTCCCGAGCTTCATCCACACGCAGAAGCGCAACCCGGCCACTCACCTGAAGGATCCGGACATGTTCTGGGATTTCATTTCCCTCCGCCCGGAGACGACGCACCAGACGTTGTTCCACTTCTCCGACCGCGGTATTCCGGATGGCTACCGTTTCATGAATGGATACGGTTCGCATACGTACAAGCTGGTTAACGCCGATGGCAAACCGGTGTACTGCAAGTTCCATTTCAAGACCGACCAGGGTATCAAGAACATGGATACGGCCCGTGCCGCTGAGCTGTCGGGTAGCGATCCGGACTACAGCATTCGCGATCTGTACAACGCGATCGCCAAGAAGGACTTCCCCAGCTGGACGCTGAAGGTCCAGGTGATGACCTTCGAGCAGGCCGAAAAGGTACCGTTCAACCCGTTCGATCTGACCAAGATCTGGCCGCAGAGCGACTTCCCGCTGATCCCGGTCGGCCGCATGGTGCTCGATCGCAACCCGAGCAACTACTTTGCCGAGGTTGAGCAGGCCGCATTTTCGCCTTCTCACCTTGTGCCCGGCATCGAACCGTCCCCGGACAAGATGTTGCAGGCGCGTCTCTTCGCTTACGCTGACACGCACCGTCATCGCGTGGGTGCCAACTACTTGATGCTACCGGTCAACTGCCCCTACCGGGTGCCTGTGCGCAACTACCAGCGTGACGGACCGATGAACTCTACCGACAATCAGGGTGGTGCTCCAAACTATTTCCCGAACTCGTTCAGCGGTCCGCAACCATGCCCGGTGGCGCACAAGCTACAGAACTCACAGCTGAAGCTGTCCGGTGACGTAGGTCGGTACGAAGTGTCGGAGGACGATGATTTCTCCCAGCCGGCCGTGTTCTATCGTCGCGTGCTGGATGAAGCTGCTCGCAAGCGGCTGGTTAGCAACATTGTGGCTCATTTGTCGAATGCATCAGCGTTCCTGCAGGAACGTGCGGTGAAGAACTTCGCCATGGTCGATGCTGATCTTGGCCGTCAACTTTCCGAGGGATTGAAGCTGCACCGTTCGTCCAGTTTGTAA